A genomic window from Sphingobacterium spiritivorum includes:
- a CDS encoding CAP domain-containing protein, with product MNKRGLFILLGSIYVGLCTISCEKSADIIETETAVDQHRTDKNQSKIQTNLDNTLILELVNKVRVAGCECKDKDTKQVDKMPAVSALIWNEKLAGTAVKHAQDMETRNYFSHNSPEGETFGQRLNNNGYTYRLAAENIARGQRTEAEVVEAWINSYGHCKNIMQSGVKEMGAARSPGSGFYWVQLFGTQLQ from the coding sequence ATGAACAAAAGGGGATTATTCATACTCTTAGGGAGTATTTATGTGGGGCTTTGTACAATATCCTGTGAAAAATCAGCAGATATTATAGAGACTGAAACAGCCGTAGACCAACACAGGACAGACAAAAACCAATCTAAAATTCAGACGAATCTTGACAATACACTTATTCTGGAATTGGTCAATAAAGTAAGAGTGGCTGGATGTGAATGCAAAGACAAAGATACCAAACAGGTGGACAAAATGCCCGCTGTATCTGCGCTGATCTGGAATGAAAAACTGGCAGGTACGGCAGTGAAGCATGCACAGGATATGGAAACCAGAAATTATTTTTCACACAACAGCCCCGAAGGGGAAACCTTTGGTCAGCGGTTAAACAATAACGGATACACTTATCGCCTTGCAGCTGAAAATATTGCCAGAGGACAGCGAACGGAAGCGGAAGTCGTGGAAGCATGGATAAACAGCTATGGACACTGTAAGAACATTATGCAGTCAGGTGTCAAAGAAATGGGGGCAGCCCGTTCGCCCGGATCCGGTTTTTATTGGGTACAATTATTTGGAACCCAATTACAATAA